In Uranotaenia lowii strain MFRU-FL chromosome 2, ASM2978415v1, whole genome shotgun sequence, one genomic interval encodes:
- the LOC129741907 gene encoding uncharacterized protein LOC129741907 produces the protein MESTSGQDYTLTPCVKCGSASTQNEGMVCCNGCEGWFHFRCVGVTESVKRQKKWFCPAELCQQTYSKLLRKQESSAAARKAASAKKGDGSEKSSKRSEHQSSSSDEDKRKSQQDEQKARSKKQEEDRILEIERQDYEIAFKARQYAIEAELRERERELEREMMEKVLLEKKADVERLKQMRSSFQEQMNAVDEELAQLTIKANQTAPSIQQNKKTSTPLTRRNSMSSIKSVIPVSKKTCPQESDSSDDPKTCASNDSSVASESESESDCSISTNISPRSRPTRAQLAARNGLTRKLPHFSGKAEEWPLFFSSFTSSTKACGYNDVENLVRLQESLTGTALESVRGQLLFPQLVPKIMKKLRKLYGRPELLLHCFTEKVRKLQPPKADKLSTYIPFGNAVEQLCNHLEAAQLQAHLNNPTLIQDLVSKLPSGDKREWVRYKKRKSTVNLRIFTKFISRIVDEACEANVEIESIGETKNMNKLKGTEKFSVFNHNYDDGERTTAQSFHSQKPCKVCNRTDHRLRFCEDFKRLPEAERFEIVNKWKLCHICLNEHGRLPCRFRKIRCDVEQCQEKHHPLLHPSGEIVSLNTHSPKDTKIMFRMMPVILTFGNQSINTVAFLDEGASVTLMEKSLAKKLSLKGEKEHLTIKWTADISRIEKDSMRANVKISSVTDGKKWLLQNVRTVSELLLPNQNLNVKELINQYDYLRGLSVQSYGGDRPGILIGLNNLNLIAPLETKVGKAGEPIAVRSKLGWTVHGPVKDYVSGNANDYFHVHAEPTNQEIHDLLKFQYTLEESVFKTPRESHEDMRARKILESTTVRIGDRYETGLIWKTDDPHFPDSYWMALKRFKQLEKRFSSNPELHSKVCKQIVDYLQKGYAHVASADEISSTEPHKVWYLPLNAITSKSKPGKIRLVWDAAAQVNGTSLNSQLLKGPDMLVSLPAVINRFRERRVAFGADIMEMYHQLRIRNEDKQFQRFLFRKNPSEPVQIYVMDVATFGATCSPCSAQYVKNRNAEEYAPNYPEASAAIIDNHYVDDYYDSVDSSEEAIERIAQVRLIHSKAGFYIRNWVSNCKKVLESIGEVKVDQQIHFNKDKQTENERVLGIIWNPQDDAFSFSTAHRQDVLKYLNGESRPTKRIVMSCIMGFFDPLGLLTPFTVHGKILIQELWRAGCEWDETINDESWEKWQRWISLLPLVEQIQIDRCYLGDLHSKDVESIEIHAFSDASEQAYGSAVYFRISSAVGVKCSLIISRTKVAPLKRISIPRLELMAALLSANLVKSVLQNHSLKVERCFFWTDSQTALSWIQSDPHKFQQFVSFRISEIQELTNISDWRWIASKQNIADVLTKWGVGPPLHSNSSWFKGPPFLYEPANQWLSENQSLTCTQEEMKSVFLNYHECHSHKFVINVEDFSSLNRLLRVLATVYRFICNLKRKKEQKPIWCVKAEKGLVKLILANLSTVICPLQQEELLKAEFVLWKNTQLEAFPDETHILSKIESGSRNLGKPLISKTSPLYQLTPIMDIEGVIRVGGRLAYAEHIPFDKKYPIILPKKHAATRLLIQSYHERYGHANRETVFNELRQKFYIPGLRTAIQQVAKLCIWCKVYRCHPEVPQMGPLPIQRVTTQFGPFSSVGVDYLGPIEVTVGRRKEKRWVAVFTCMVIRAVHLELVYSLSTESCLMALRRFICKQGTPNEFFSDNGTNFVGTWNELRKKIDYECAETIISSHIKWTFNPPGTPHMGGIWERMVRSVKESLKAFDDGRKLTDEILLTTLAEAQDMINMRPLTYVPQGPAEEEALTPNHFLRTVKKADGDPVDETQLSDALKDIFKRSQYLADQMWQRWYKEYLPMINRRTKWFEDRKQIRKGDLVLVVSGKNRKQWVRGIIVELFEGPDGRTRQVLVRTAKGINRRAVVNLAVLELDTGSKSGQPEESPELRAGVLTRPHLHEQSTHSTNMTGLKTPQ, from the coding sequence GGATGGTTCCACTTCCGATGTGTCGGAGTTACCGAATCcgtcaaacgacaaaaaaagtgGTTCTGCCCTGCCGAACTGTGCCAGCAGACCTATTCAAAGCTGTTACGGAAACAGGAATCATCAGCAGCGGCACGAAAAGCAGCGTCGGCAAAAAAGGGGGACGGATCGGAAAAGTCCAGCAAAAGGTCCGAACATCAATCTAGTTCCTCCGACGAAGACAAACGTAAAAGTCAACAGGATGAACAGAAGGCACGAAGCAAAAAACAAGAAGAAGATCGCATTCTGGAAATTGAACGGCAGGATTACGAAATTGCGTTCAAGGCTCGACAATACGCTATCGAAGCCGAGCTCCGAGAAAGAGAACGAGAATTAGAGAGGGAAATGATGGAAAAAgttcttctcgaaaaaaaagcAGACGTGGAACGTTTAAAACAAATGCGTAGCTCGTTCCAAGAGCAAATGAATGCTGTTGACGAAGAACTGGCACAATTAACGATCAAAGCAAATCAAACGGCACCTTCCATccaacaaaacaagaaaacttcAACACCGCTGACTAGAAGAAACAGTATGTCATCGATTAAGTCTGTGATTCCGGTATCGAAGAAAACTTGTCCTCAAGAATCCGATAGTTCTGATGATCCTAAGACTTGCGCTTCGAATGACTCGTCGGTGGCaagtgaatctgaatctgaaagtgaTTGTTCCATATCAACAAACATATCCCCTCGTAGTAGACCAACCAGAGCTCAACTGGCAGCGAGAAATGGCCTCACCCGGAAGCTTCCTCATTTTTCGGGGAAAGCTGAGGAATGGCCACTCTTTTTCAGCAGTTTTACCTCCTCAACCAAAGCCTGTGGATACAACGATGTCGAGAATCTCGTTCGGTTGCAAGAAAGCCTAACAGGTACAGCCCTGGAGAGTGTTCGTGGTCAGTTACTGTTTCCCCAGCTGGTtcctaaaataatgaaaaagttgCGCAAGTTATATGGTCGCCCTGAGTTGCTGTTGCATTGTTTTACGGAGAAGGTGCGGAAGTTACAACCTCCTAAAGCCGATAAACTTTCCACATACATACCGTTTGGTAATGCTGTCGAACAGTTGTGCAACCACCTCGAAGCGGCCCAATTACAAGCCCATCTGAACAATCCTACGTTGATTCAGGACTTAGTCAGTAAATTGCCTTCAGGAGATAAACGAGAATGGGTTCGTTATAAGAAAAGGAAATCGACCGTCAACCTCCGCATATTCACCAAGTTTATCTCAAGAATCGTCGACGAAGCTTGCGAAGCAAACGTTGAGATAGAGTCCATAGGGGAaacgaaaaatatgaataaactgAAAGGCACCGAAAAGTTTTCCGTGTTTAACCACAATTATGACGACGGCGAGAGGACAACTGCTCAGAGTTTTCATTCTCAAAAACCGTGCAAAGTGTGCAATCGCACAGATCACAGACTGCGTTTCTGTGAGGACTTCAAAAGATTACCTGAAGCAGAGCGTTTTGAGATTGTTAACAAATGGAAATTGTGTCACATCTGTTTAAATGAACATGGTAGGTTGCCCTGTAGGTTTCGGAAAATTCGTTGCGACGTAGAGCAATGCCAGGAAAAACATCATCCACTACTCCATCCATCAGGAGAGATTGTCTCTTTGAATACACATTCTCCAAAAGATACCAAGATCATGTTTCGTATGATGCCGGTAATACTGACGTTTGGAAATCAATCGATCAACACAGTCGCATTTTTAGACGAAGGTGCCTCAGTCACGCTTATGGAAAAATCTCTAGCCAAAAAATTATCGTTGAAGGGTGAAAAAGAACACCTCACTATCAAATGGACAGCTGACATTTCACGGATAGAGAAAGACTCTATGCGAGCAAACGTAAAGATATCTTCCGTCACCGATGGGAAAAAATGGCTTCTTCAAAATGTTCGCACCGTTAGCGAGCTTCTCTTACCAAACCAAAATCTAAATGTCAAGGAATTGATCAATCAGTACGATTATCTGCGGGGGCTATCAGTGCAATCGTACGGAGGAGACCGCCCGGGAATTCTTATCGGCTTGAACAACCTCAATCTGATTGCACCGTTGGAAACTAAGGTTGGCAAAGCAGGAGAGCCCATCGCAGTACGATCCAAACTCGGATGGACGGTCCACGGGCCCGTAAAGGATTATGTTTCTGGCAATGCGAATGATTATTTCCACGTTCATGCAGAGCCGACAAACCAAGAAATTCACGACCTCCTTAAATTTCAATATACATTAGAAGaatcggttttcaaaactcCTCGTGAATCCCACGAGGATATGAGAGCTCGAAAAATTCTCGAGTCAACTACGGTAAGAATCGGCGATAGATATGAAACTGGCTTGATATGGAAAACAGATGATCCACATTTTCCGGACAGCTACTGGATGGCTTTAAAACGCTTTAAACAACTCGAAAAACGGTTCTCGTCGAATCCGGAGTTGCACAGCAAGGTCTGCAAGCAAATCGTCGACTACCTACAAAAAGGTTATGCCCACGTCGCCTCTGCAGATGAAATATCATCAACGGAACCTCACAAAGTTTGGTATTTGCCTCTGAATGCTATCACCAGCAAAAGTAAACCGGGAAAAATTCGTCTTGTGTGGGACGCGGCTGCCCAAGTGAACGGAACATCGCTTAATTCTCAGCTTTTAAAGGGCCCAGATATGCTCGTGTCTCTACCGGCTGTTATTAACAGATTCCGGGAGCGTCGTGTAGCGTTCGGTGCAGACATTATGGAAATGTATCACCAACTCCGGATAAGAAATGAAGATAAACAATTCCAACGCTTTCTCTTCAGAAAAAATCCCTCGGAGCCGGTGCAGATTTACGTTATGGACGTTGCAACCTTTGGAGCAACCTGCTCGCCTTGTTCCGCTCAATACGTGAAAAATCGTAACGCTGAAGAATACGCTCCAAACTATCCAGAAGCCTCAGCAGCTATCATAGACAACCACTACGTAGATGACTACTATGATAGTGTAGATTCATCTGAAGAAGCAATCGAACGGATCGCGCAAGTGCGTCTCATCCACAGTAAAGCTGGGTTCTATATACGAAATTGGGtatcaaattgtaaaaaagtcCTCGAAAGCATCGGCGAAGTGAAAGTAGATCAACAAATCCACTTCAACAAAGATAAGCAGACTGAAAACGAACGTGTACTGGGCATTATATGGAACCCTCAAGACGACGCCTTTTCCTTTTCAACTGCCCATCGACAAGATGTTCTGAAATACCTCAACGGAGAATCCAGACCAACCAAACGGATTGTAATGAGCTGCATCATGGGATTTTTCGATCCCCTTGGCCTTCTGACTCCGTTCACTGTACACGGGAAAATCCTGATACAGGAACTCTGGCGGGCGGGCTGCGAGTGGGACGAGACCATAAACGACGAGTCGTGGGAAAAGTGGCAACGCTGGATTTCGTTACTCCCTCTTGTAGAGCAAATACAAATAGATAGATGCTATCTGGGAGACCTTCACTCTAAGGACGTGGAATCAATAGAAATTCACGCGTTCTCTGACGCTAGTGAGCAGGCATATGGTAGCGCcgtttattttagaatttcgtCAGCGGTAGGAGTGAAATGTTCTCTCATAATATCACGAACCAAAGTAGCACCGTTGAAGCGAATTTCGATCCCGCGATTAGAGCTGATGGCAGCATTGCTTAGCGCTAATCTAGTTAAATCTGTTCTTCAAAACCATAGCTTGAAGGTTGAGCGTTGTTTCTTTTGGACAGACTCGCAGACTGCCTTAAGCTGGATTCAATCGGATCCAcataaatttcaacaattcGTTTCGTTCCGAATATCGGAAATCCAAGAACTTACAAATATCTCCGATTGGCGGTGGATAGCGAGTAAGCAGAACATCGCAGATGTACTCACCAAATGGGGAGTGGGTCCACCCTTACATTCCAACAGTTCTTGGTTCAAAGGCCCCCCGTTTTTATATGAACCAGCGAACCAATGGCTATCTGAAAACCAATCGCTTACTTGTACACAGGAAGAAATGAAATCGGTTTTCCTTAATTACCACGAATGTCACTCTCATAAATTCGTTATCAATGTGGAAGATTTTTCTAGTTTAAATCGATTACTTCGTGTCCTGGCAACCGTTTACAGATTCATCTGTaacttaaaacgaaaaaaagaacAGAAACCCATATGGTGTGTGAAAGCGGAAAAAGGGCTAGTGAAGTTGATTCTGGCAAACCTTTCTACGGTAATATGTCCACTACAACAAGAGGAACTGCTGAAGGCTGAATTTGTGCTGTGGAAAAACACTCAGTTAGAAGCCTTCCCAGACGAAACCCACATATTGTCTAAAATTGAAAGCGGCAGCAGAAATTTAGGTAAGCCACTTATTAGTAAAACTAGTCCCCTGTATCAGTTGACTCCTATTATGGATATCGAAGGTGTTATTCGCGTGGGTGGCCGCTTAGCCTACGCAGAACACATACCCTTCGATAAAAAATACCCTATTATCTTACCAAAAAAACATGCAGCTACTCGTTTACTAATACAAAGCTACCATGAACGTTATGGACACGCCAATCGCGAGACAGTATTCAATGAGTTAAGGCAAAAGTTCTACATTCCGGGTTTACGCACAGCCATTCAACAAGTAGCAAAACTTTGCATTTGGTGCAAGGTATACAGATGTCACCCGGAAGTTCCCCAAATGGGCCCTCTGCCTATACAAAGAGTTACTACTCAATTCGGTCCCTTTAGCTCAGTTGGAGTGGACTACCTAGGACCGATCGAGGTCACTGTAGGAAGACGTAAAGAAAAAAGATGGGTAGCAGTGTTTACTTGTATGGTTATACGAGCTGTTCATTTAGAGCTTGTCTACAGTTTATCAACTGAATCCTGCCTTATGGCTCTACGAAGATTCATCTGTAAACAAGGAACGCCAAACGAATTCTTTTCAGATAATGGCACTAATTTTGTTGGGACGTGGAACGAACTTCGCAAGAAGATTGACTATGAATGCGCTGAAACAATTATAAGTTCTCATATCAAGTGGACTTTCAATCCACCCGGAACCCCTCATATGGGCGGCATATGGGAACGAATGGTTCGTTCAGTTAAAGAATCATTGAAAGCTTTCGACGATGGTCGTAAACTTACCGACGAAATCTTATTAACAACTTTAGCGGAAGCTCAAGATATGATAAATATGCGTCCACTCACCTATGTACCCCAAGGCCCGGCGGAAGAGGAAGCTTTAACCCCCAATCATTTCCTACGGACGGTGAAGAAAGCGGATGGCGACCCTGTTGACGAAACTCAGTTATCAGATGCACTAAAGGATATTTTCAAGCGGTCTCAATACCTGGCCGACCAAATGTGGCAGCGGTGGTATAAGGAATATCTTCCAATGATAAACAGACGTACTAAATGGTTCGAGGACCGAAAGCAAATAAGAAAAGGCGATCTGGTATTGGTGGTTAGTGGCAAGAATCGAAAGCAATGGGTAAGAGGTATCATCGTTGAATTGTTTGAAGGACCTGATGGGCGCACTCGGCAAGTTCTGGTACGGACCGCAAAGGGAATCAATCGTCGAGCAGTTGTGAACTTGGCCGTTTTGGAGTTAGACACAGGAAGTAAGTCCGGACAGCCAGAGGAGTCACCGGAATTACGGGCGGGGGTGTTGACACGGCCACATCTGCACGAGCAATCTACTCATTCGACGAACATGACTGGGTTAAAAACACCGCAGTAG